The Deinococcus seoulensis genome has a segment encoding these proteins:
- a CDS encoding four-helix bundle copper-binding protein: MDKQLIQECIDACLACVAACEACATACLSEPDIDMMRGCIRLDRDYADVCALTARLLMRGSAVHARACALCAEACAACAAECGQHSHEHCQRCAEACRRCEEACRKMAA, encoded by the coding sequence ATGGACAAACAGCTGATTCAGGAGTGCATCGATGCGTGTCTGGCGTGCGTGGCGGCGTGTGAGGCGTGCGCGACGGCGTGCCTGTCAGAGCCGGATATCGACATGATGCGCGGCTGCATCCGGCTGGACCGGGACTACGCGGACGTGTGTGCCCTGACGGCGCGGTTGCTGATGCGGGGCAGCGCGGTGCATGCGCGGGCGTGCGCGCTGTGCGCCGAGGCCTGCGCGGCGTGTGCGGCCGAGTGCGGTCAGCACAGTCATGAGCACTGCCAGCGCTGCGCCGAGGCGTGCCGCCGCTGCGAGGAAGCCTGCCGGAAAATGGCGGCCTGA